Within the Nicotiana tabacum cultivar K326 chromosome 11, ASM71507v2, whole genome shotgun sequence genome, the region cgttccagaaatgcaggggattccatcctaactttaatagttgatggtctaataattaattttccttgagaacacgcagcacaagagaattcgttaaattgaagaatcttctgattcttcattgcatgtccatgtgaattctcaattattttacgcatcatattagaaccaggatggcccaattggtcatgccaaataataaaattatcttgattagtaaacttctcgtttactacggcatgtgtttcaatcctgctaatacttgtgtagtataagccggaggaaagagcaggtaacatttcaagcacatatttcttaccggacattattgtagtaatataaagatattcaatcttttcatcatttgtagtctcaatatgatagccattttggcgaatatctttgaaacttaataagtttctttgagatttactacaatatagtgcttcatcaatagccaaatttgttcctcctggtattaataaattggctcttccagaaccttcaattaatcttgtactaccggatattgtattaacattcgcttctttcattaccaaataagagaaatatctcttatcttttaaaatagtgtgtgttgtagcactatccagaagacatatatcatctttattaatcttgagtccaactgaagactggggaattttcatattcttcataaaaaaacaaataatacatcataagaaatatgaaagacaagcaggaaaaaaacattaagaaatacattagaaatgtagaaactagcaacacatgattcattaggaaaatacactcaagaaaaataaactagttgcaaacataaacataacaacttttatagcttcattccctagtaagatgattagttcttcagtcaatatcctcaaagaagcccccaacttctaaatgagtaatatttgttaggccttcaaaatcatcatctttatatgcaagatgtgctttagaatcatatttatttgagggacctgcttctatcatcattattttgaaaggtcaagtatgtctccacattattttcttttttcttgagggaggcttgataaagtttgacaaaatgttatggcgtacgacaaatgcgtgcccaatgacctctcataccacatcggtgacacatactagctttaccttttgaatgattaatttgagaacccttattgttctccaatttatttccaccatattgacgataattgtttcgcccctgccacgtccacgtttacgacaatgtccacgaccacggtaattattttattttctttcaaacttaccATATGTTGCTACAGCATTCACTTCCAAaaatggagctgacccagtgggacgggcttcatgattttccattaatagagtattattctgctcagccacaagtaggcatgtgattaactcagaatatttcttaaaacttttttcacggtattgttgttgtagcaccacatttgaagcgtgaaaagtagaaaatattttttccaataagtcttCATCTGTGATAGtatctccacataattttaatagagaacttactttaaagataacacaattatactcacttacggttttaaagtcttgcaaccttaaatgtatccactcatatcgagctttcggtaataccgtaagttttaggtggtcatatcgatccttcaaattaatctataattcaagtggatcttttacggttaaatattcagtttttaacccttcatgtaaaTGATGATGAAAGAAAATCATGGCattcgctttatcctgatttgatgcttcatttccttgtataatagtatttccaagacctttagcatcaaggtgaatttcagcatcaagaacccatgataaatagttccccccggtgatgtcaagtgccacaaattcaagttttgataaatttgacatagtaaaaactatcataaaagatgaataagttagagaaataattataataataaacaattaatgaaaacaaaacgactaaggtaaaagaaatgaaaatagagctatatcatgtaaacaatctactatttcattttattcttgccataaagtagaaattacatacttgtttcatttcactttatattattgatatatatgtgttaatagaactgaacgtgactaacattatttatatgttccaataaatataaagtaattaaactataaaattattacttgtcaatttatttctcacagttcttcaaaatgccttaaagatatgttttgatctagggagtccatgaatattataagtatgacattagtgcatagccagtttgatgactttgaggtcctctaagagtCGAGCATggaaggaaatagttattttatcactgcaatgtacttaaactatttaagatgcccaagcgcacaagtaatctgcaaacaatgagcatatgatatgtactgccataaataaaatgattataatgatatataccttaataaaatatggctcaacttagcgggagttaagaataaaattagagcttcgtgctgataacgtgttatataataaaagcaatgcagtaaaatctaaacaagaagagatagagagaatggagaagtgttttcttctttcactttgttgtaatttttcattgcaattacatggccttttataggcataaaaagtaaagatgatggacataaaataggaaatttaatctttaagttattcacaacatgggtaTCCAATatagcatccaatgtagtatccaaagtagtatccaatgtacaaactattcataacaaaaTCAACAATCTTTCTTGATTATCCATTATTTAAACCAAATGATTAGTGAAAAGAGTAGCATAACTGTGGTTAGAAATTGAAATTCAATGTATCTGGACGGAATTCTAAATTTATTGAACTTGCCCATCCATTTAATACcctagaaataaaagaagaagaaaaatataggAAAAGATGGCTAATCTTGCAAGATTTACGTCTTCCAATAGCCACTTCCCTGAGTAGTttatcatgttttttttttttttttttttttacatttccTTCTCAAAATTTCTGAACGACTTTAGTTTCatcaattttaaattattttgaataAATTGCGAAGAATTTTGTATCATGTTCAGGGCAAGTCTATTAATGCAAACTATTTGTCATTTGAATAAAGTTTAATTTTATTACTCAACTATGGTATATTAATTTTATTGCTCACCAGGTGAGTTTCTCAAGTAACTTGAATTTGTTTTcgagttaaaaaaaaaaattaaacctaTAATCGAATGATACTTGACAGGTTTAATTTACTTACATATCTTACTTAGTAAtagttaattaatatatatatatatatatatatttacatcaaTTTTATCATTTATCAGCTATGATAAATTATATTTCTTCATTTTGGAATTGTGAAACCTTAAATAAATAATGTCCGCGGTGCTTGTATAGAAAGAccccaatttgaagaaaaatatagcCGAGAATTGAAAATACGTAGGAACTCAAATATTAATCTTTATTTATTCTTTAGCAAAAAAATAACATACTTAATTAGAACATTGCCACATAAAAAATATGATAATCTATTAGAATCACAACTTTCTATGGTTGAATATTTGAAAAATCATATTCGGAATATAACATCATTTGACTCTCAAAATTTTTTGTATAGTTCTATGGGAAGACAGATAATCTATATTATTAGGACATGTAAGTGATTATCCGATTGATAAGccatttatttaataattatcaCTTAATAGGACAACAAAACTAAACAAAATGAACCAGTCCGTAAATTATGTCCAGATACATTAGTCGTGCCCTTTAAGCCAAAATACTGAAACCATGCAAAATCATATAGAACCAATGATGTACCTACACCTATCTCTATGTAAATAGTATTTACTATATATATGTTTGAGCAACGTAGATAATTTCTTCATCTATATATCAAGCAAAAACTCTATAGATTGTCAATAGCCTATTTTCTCACAACATCAAGAAAGCACAAGAAGTGACATTTCTCCTCGTTACAAAGTGATTATTTTATTGTCGGTGCATAAAAATTAAACTCTTTCTATCGGGTATAAAAATGAGGTTTAAGAGGGTAGCCGCGGCATTTGATGACGTGGCAAAGGCGAGATTTTGCGAAAGCAGTGGTAGCGAGCATTCGTCGGTTGAGAGCGTGACGGATTTGTACGGTCTTGTGAATTCGTTTATTGAAAGAGGAAATGGATTTAgaggaggaagaaatgaagaaaagattaTTAATGATGATaatgagaaagaagaaaatggaTTAAGCAAtaattattttgatgatttagaGATTAAGGagaagttaaggaaattattagGTTATGAAGAAAGTGATTATGTGAAGAGAAATATTCATTCCGTCGTGGAAAATGCATGGCTTGAAATTGGCGATTGGAGTACGGCGGAGTTCAAACGGCGGTTGATCACTCGGTTGCGTAATAAAGGATTTGATGCTGGTAAGTTCTAAGTTAATTATGTCTTAATCACAAttattgagaaaaaaaaatttgaatacaAATTACTGAATTGATTAGTAAATGAACAATTTAATCCATTTCATTATGTTAAGTTCTATTCTTATTTTTTGAGGTAAATTAGAGTTTTCTAAGAATAAATAGTGATTTTCAAGTCATACACTTGTTCTTATatagaaggggagccttggagcaacgatAAAGTTGTCTCTGTGTGAAAAGTCACGGATTTGAGCCATGAAATCAGCCACTGATGCTTGCATCAGCGTAGGCcgcctacatcacaccccttgtgGTGCGGCTCTTCTCCAGAGCCTGCGTGAATATGGGATGCTTCATACACCGAGATGTCCTTTACACTTATTCTTACATCAATtagattttaattcaaatttgTTGGTATGACTTCTTTTGTTCCATTTCTTTGTTGGTGAAGAAAGAAATTTCAAAACTCTACATTTTCATCTTTCAAATCCCAATTAAGGATCTACACAGCTACACTATTGTCAATTGATGCTAGTATCTTAGATAAGTAGCTACATTTACTTAAACCTATCTCACCACTTTACTTATTGTAAGCATTTTCTTGGAAAGTAACTAATCCATTTCTTGAATTCATACTTCATATATAGGTCTGTGCAAATCAAAATGGGAGAGAAATGGTCAACTTCCATCAGGAAATTACGAGTATATTGACATTAACATGAACGAAAATCGCTATATAATCGAAGTTTATCTTGCTAGAGAATTCGAAATAGCTCGACCAACACCCTACTACACTTCATTGCTCGAGATTTTCCCTTCAATATTTGTTGGAAAAGTGGAAGAATTGAAGCAAGTGGTGAAACTAATGACTAGAGCTATGAAAAAATCAATGAAGAAAATGGATATTTATGTTCCACCTTGGAGGCAACTTAGTTATATGCAAGCTAAGTGGTTTGGTTCTTACAAAAGAACAATCAATGAGTATTTGTTAGATGATGATAAGAAgaatcttgatttttcttataagTGTTTGGCTAAGAAAAGAGCAGTTGGTTTTGTGTCCATGCCAACAATTTCTTTCTACTGCAGAGAAAACTTTGCTTCTAATAATGGTATAAAAGTTGGAAACTTGGCTGCAGCTTTAAATGGATGAAGTTTGCTCTATCTAATAGCCATAGTTGAGTAGATAGTTAGGCTACTAGAGGTGGAGATCACATCACCCTTTGTAATGACATTCCAACATATTCCTTTGTGGCTGGCCACAGTAGCTAGGAAAGCTCCGAAGATTCTATGAGGAATTGAAAACGTTGAAGTCAAAGGAATGGTAAGGCTTTGAAGCCGTAACTTGTTGGTTTTTCCATCACTCAATCCACAACAAATTGAATGAAACCCGGTAAAAAAGAAGTTAATTTTCACTTACATGTGCTCGGCAGATGCTAAAGTGAGAGCGTGGTGACAAAAATTAATCGAGCTGATTCCATCATGCTTTTCATATTGAGGTCGTCGGTCTCACACCCAGACAGGCTTATACCATATAATGTATGTTGATCTACTTGGGAAGTTGTTTGACCTATAGAAAGAATGGGACGAGGCTCATTTAACTAGGTGGGGACAGAATTTGAACTTTCGACCTCAGGTCACGAGTCTGATGAGTCTACCAATTCCTCTACCACGCTCTTGGATGTTGttaattctttttttcttcaatgagaatataaagaaaattagCAATTTCGCCCTGCAATGCCACTTGGTGTTTTGAGCAGTTTATAGTTGGAGTGGACACCTGCATTTTTTACTTCCTTTCTCGAAATATATATAGTTGTGGTTTTTAAGTTAGTTTGTCAGCACCCATTtttacaaagaagaaaaaaatgggtGTAGTTGTATGTGCACTCACCAAGTTAAAATACTAGTCCATTCTTTGTATGCTGCAATCAGCAAGTCTAGTTTGATGGAGATGAAAAGAATTTCTCCTAAATTGGGGAATGAGTGGTTCTTTCCTTTTGATTATTTTATACTCTTGTTTAGTACAGTTGGTTCAAGTTTGTGGTTATGTACTTATTAGAATATGCAATCCAGAAACAATGAATTTTTCATTGCAAGAGCAAACAATCCGCTCTCCTTTCCACTTTTGAATGTGTCTTTCATTCACAAATTCGCCTTAGTTCCATAGATTCTTATCTCAAGACTCATGAGCATGATAGAGAATCTATATTCGTATGCATTTCTTCGTTTGAGTCAAAATAAACACTCTCCCAATCGGAGGAAGTATGTTCCTGTTCTCTCTttgaaattttgataaataatCAATCAAATTTCACTTTTTTACATACTCTATCAGTAAAATTATCTCCATGTGATCTATAGGTCacggttcgagccgtggaagcagccactaatgcatATGGGTAGGTTATCTACGTCACGTACCATGTTTGGTTGACAGTATACCTTCAACCAAACAAGGTAAAAATTTAATTCGATATCCCATCAAACTTGGGATTACATTATCTCACCTCCCATGTGGGATAAATTAGTCCAGGGATTATAATTTAGCCCGCGTACCAAACGGCCCCTTAGGGATTATAAATTGGTTACtataaatagtaaagcatatcttTTCCTTTGCATCACTCTCATCTCTTCTTCTTTGACCATTCCTTCTCCTTTTCATTTGAAATTTTTTGTACAgaagttctctttttttttcttcttcttttttatcgACTTTTTCTTTACATTATTGGTGTTTTTGCAAGAGTATGACAAGATTATTTGAGAAATGACAATTGATATGGTTTGTGTCCTGTCACCTTTTAATgaccttttgactatttttaaAAAGATTGTCTCGCCATTTTTTTCAAATCTATTATGCTTCTCTATGTAGTTTACAACTATGTATCTCTTAAACGGTATTTTTCTGGACTCCTCTCTATTGTGTTGTAATGGCAGAAATGATAATCAAGAGAGTTACTTttgagatttttataaaattaatagaaaaaaAAGGATAATTAAGTTAATTGTTCAAGGAAGGATATAATTTCTCATTTGTTGGAGAGTTTGAATatgagaaagaaaaatgaaaataacactTGAGAAATATCCGAGCATTTGATTATGCATTTTATTAGTATGTGATTTTTATAAGTATATGCATACAAAGTTTGACTTTATTATATCGATTAAATCATAAATACAATAATATTTTTATTGGAATTAGAGGTTGTATGAAGAAAAAGTCACGTTTAAATATGTCTGTATATCTTTTTTCTCctattcaaaaaaagaaaaaaaacatgagATGGAATTAAAGAAactaaaaacataaagaaaatcgaACAAGCaattcattgttagttatagtcACTTACTTTTCTTGAAGATTCACAATTTTTTTTTGCGAGGTGAAGTACATATAATTACAACTAACTGTATAATTTTTTCATCATCTCAAGTACTTATTCATAGATATTGAAGAAACTTTtaacattcctaaaaaataaagaACCTTTAACATTCAAGAAATGTTGAAGGCCCTTGTATCAGTGGACAGTGGACATCAATTCGAAAAGACTgactaaaaatgaaagaaatatggagAGTAcgaacaataaaaggaacagcCTCATCTTCATGAAGGTTGCTTTTTCACGTAGCTTTATCATATCTCTAAGCACAAGCTTCTGAATATTTCCgattgaaattcttgaaaggtcTTCGTTGAAAATCAATTTTTGATACCATATATATAGTATGCAATTTAGCTCTGCAAACTCTATAATATCCTTCTTACTTTGGCCTTTGTTTGCCAAAGTAAGAACACTGTTTTTCTGGATTAAAGTTATATGGCCGGATAGTATAATGAATTTCTTACGTAATTAATACTACAATTTAGTTTGTCTAAGGCTATCGATTAATGATATTTATTAGAGTTACTTCTAATTATCTTTTAAAGAATTTGATTGCGAAAATATTTTTACACCTTTATTATATAGAACTTaaagttatttttaaatttatttatttgactTTAATTTATGTACATTGATATACTAAAAAAGAAATTTGAATCACTCTACAGTATCGATTTATATAAGattaactttttacttttttatgtCCTTGACCTTTTTGAATTTTTACAAAGTTCTTAAATTATGTGTGCAAAATGTGTATAAATTTTTATACATTAAACTAAGTTCTCCACTTCGTATAAAAGCACACTTAATTAATTAGCAAAGattgatttttttaataaattatgaCATTagacattttgatttttttataatCGCGTGAAGCGCAGATAAATTCACTAGTTTCTTATAGGGAAATTttcgttcctataccatatatgaaactatattaccaaatatgttcatagtttgcatattacccgccatgctaatagtatttctacaaaatatagacaattcattaaataaggaatcattgtagTTGTAGGCTTCCTTATTTAAGCgcgctaaaattggggaattaaatattcttccagatcTTCTACAACGCAAATCACGCACATTAATAATTATCGTCGTTTTTGTTTCAAATTGAGCTACTCTGTTTTCTGTGATATACTCTGTTTCAAACTTTTTTctgatttcacaaatcaaaaacgactaaaaatCTTCTACAATTTTTCTGCAACATACGCAATTATGTCC harbors:
- the LOC107831634 gene encoding uncharacterized protein LOC107831634 is translated as MRFKRVAAAFDDVAKARFCESSGSEHSSVESVTDLYGLVNSFIERGNGFRGGRNEEKIINDDNEKEENGLSNNYFDDLEIKEKLRKLLGYEESDYVKRNIHSVVENAWLEIGDWSTAEFKRRLITRLRNKGFDAGLCKSKWERNGQLPSGNYEYIDINMNENRYIIEVYLAREFEIARPTPYYTSLLEIFPSIFVGKVEELKQVVKLMTRAMKKSMKKMDIYVPPWRQLSYMQAKWFGSYKRTINEYLLDDDKKNLDFSYKCLAKKRAVGFVSMPTISFYCRENFASNNGIKVGNLAAALNG